From Permianibacter aggregans, a single genomic window includes:
- a CDS encoding IucA/IucC family protein, producing MNGVKNMEQNEPALQQQAALWRIANRRLTAKALAELSYEQALRPEASSADRYLLKLSNGIRYRFSAVRSIWDFLLIDVDSLRREQQTVSTSADNAAQFFIDAAADLELNDVTLGVFLHELANTLAADMAVLQQRANLPAEIIADLPDEALQALLDGHPKAVLNKGRIGWGAEEFARYGTESASGAALIWLAVKREAVRVGMQSEWSVERLLQQSLDSSEQQRLMVRLQTLDIDWQAYLPMPVHPWQWQHHIRHQFAGEIAAGRLRYLGAFGDAYLPLQSLRTLANAQRPACLHIKLPITVLNTSCYRGIPGQYIETGAELSAWMATLCANDPVLKARGTIALQEVAGIFYPHPEQEQVANTPYRYREMLGAIWRQSPAAGLQDGERPMLLAALLQTDKDGRPLIEVLIRRSGLSTAQWLSALFDAVVVPLYHLMCRYGIGLVAHAQNLTLILDGEMPVRVALKDFHGDLRMVDKHFPEHSTMPEQVKQTLTRLPAHYLIHDLQTGHFVTVLRFLSALLWQRCAFDERQFYALLAEVLRRYQASQPELSNRFAMFDLFTPTIARVCINRVRFRIGYHDNAERPLPMLAGDLDNPLWMVEQTGQNQLELGGHHD from the coding sequence ATGAATGGGGTAAAAAACATGGAACAAAATGAACCGGCGTTACAACAACAGGCGGCGCTGTGGCGCATCGCCAATCGCCGTTTGACCGCCAAGGCGCTGGCCGAACTCAGTTACGAGCAAGCATTGCGACCGGAAGCATCTAGCGCTGATCGTTATCTGCTGAAATTGAGCAATGGCATTCGCTATCGCTTTTCGGCGGTGCGCAGTATCTGGGACTTCCTGTTGATTGATGTCGACAGCCTGCGCCGGGAACAACAAACGGTTTCAACGTCGGCCGATAATGCCGCGCAATTTTTTATCGATGCCGCTGCCGATCTGGAGCTGAATGACGTCACGCTCGGTGTGTTCTTGCATGAGCTTGCCAACACGTTGGCTGCCGACATGGCCGTGTTGCAACAGCGCGCCAATCTGCCGGCGGAAATCATCGCGGATTTACCCGATGAAGCTTTGCAGGCCCTGCTCGACGGTCATCCGAAAGCGGTGTTGAACAAAGGCCGCATCGGTTGGGGGGCCGAGGAATTTGCCCGTTACGGTACCGAAAGCGCCAGCGGCGCGGCGCTGATTTGGCTCGCCGTTAAACGCGAAGCGGTGCGCGTTGGCATGCAAAGCGAATGGTCGGTCGAGCGCCTGCTGCAGCAATCCCTGGATAGCAGCGAGCAACAGCGATTGATGGTACGTTTGCAAACGCTTGATATTGACTGGCAGGCCTATCTGCCGATGCCGGTGCATCCCTGGCAATGGCAGCACCATATCCGTCATCAATTCGCCGGTGAAATCGCCGCCGGTCGGCTCCGTTATCTTGGCGCGTTTGGCGATGCCTATTTGCCGTTGCAATCGCTGCGCACACTGGCCAATGCGCAGCGCCCGGCCTGTTTGCATATCAAGCTGCCGATCACGGTGCTGAACACTTCGTGTTATCGCGGCATTCCCGGCCAATACATCGAAACCGGCGCCGAGTTGTCGGCCTGGATGGCGACGCTGTGTGCAAACGATCCGGTGCTGAAGGCGCGCGGCACGATTGCCTTGCAGGAAGTCGCCGGTATTTTCTATCCGCACCCGGAGCAGGAACAAGTTGCCAACACGCCGTACCGCTACCGGGAAATGCTCGGGGCGATTTGGCGGCAAAGTCCAGCGGCCGGTTTGCAGGATGGCGAACGGCCAATGTTGTTGGCGGCGCTGCTGCAAACCGATAAGGATGGTCGGCCATTGATCGAAGTGCTGATTCGCCGCTCCGGTTTGTCGACCGCACAATGGCTCAGTGCGCTGTTCGATGCGGTCGTCGTGCCGCTTTATCACCTGATGTGCCGTTACGGCATCGGCCTGGTTGCCCATGCCCAGAACCTGACACTGATCCTCGATGGTGAAATGCCGGTGCGGGTCGCACTGAAAGATTTTCATGGCGACTTGCGCATGGTTGATAAGCATTTTCCGGAACACTCGACGATGCCGGAGCAAGTCAAGCAGACGCTGACGCGCTTGCCGGCCCATTACCTGATTCACGATTTGCAGACGGGTCATTTCGTCACGGTGCTGCGTTTTCTGTCAGCGTTGCTGTGGCAACGCTGCGCTTTTGATGAGCGGCAGTTCTATGCGCTGTTGGCCGAGGTTCTGCGCCGTTATCAGGCCAGTCAGCCTGAGCTTTCGAATCGTTTCGCGATGTTTGATTTGTTCACGCCAACCATTGCGCGCGTCTGCATTAATCGCGTGCGTTTTCGCATTGGTTATCACGACAACGCCGAGCGGCCGCTGCCGATGCTGGCTGGCGATCTCGACAATCCGCTATGGATGGTCGAACAAACAGGCCAAAACCAACTTGAGCTCGGAGGGCATCATGACTGA
- a CDS encoding lysine N(6)-hydroxylase/L-ornithine N(5)-oxygenase family protein has protein sequence MTDTLHLAGIGIGPFNLSIAALLDGINTSVRFFDSKPEFSWHPDLLLPGASLQTSFLKDLVTPVAPTNPHSFLAYLVAHKRFYAFLNAEQRAVSRQEFADYFSWVARRLPSLQFASGVSDVVFERDHFVLCIGEQKIKARNISVGTGRRPHVPACCQPHISAECFHALEIGRRQPDLRGKRVAVIGGGQTGAEIVLNLLDQQWGRCEQLLWLTRRPNLQPLDETPFTNEFFTPEYVSAFQQLPWQRRQRLVAEQKLASDGVSPQTLTQLYQRLYRQRYLDGSADLLQLLPNRELMALSRDQDFVLTVHDALHGDHSQYRADVIILCTGLSDAFPACLQSLRERLECDEQGRPRLDAQFRVGWDGPRHNRIYLLNAGRYSHGVAEQQLSLMAWRSACVINDLLGEPRFDIRSGGGLLDWQTPAVTEAVA, from the coding sequence ATGACTGACACCTTGCATCTGGCCGGCATCGGTATCGGGCCGTTCAATCTTTCCATTGCCGCGTTGCTCGACGGCATCAATACGTCGGTGCGCTTTTTCGACAGTAAACCTGAATTTTCCTGGCACCCGGATTTACTGTTACCGGGCGCCAGTCTGCAGACCTCGTTTCTGAAAGATCTGGTGACGCCGGTGGCGCCGACCAATCCACACAGTTTTCTTGCTTACCTGGTCGCGCATAAACGTTTTTATGCGTTTTTGAACGCCGAACAGCGCGCCGTCAGTCGTCAGGAATTCGCCGATTATTTTTCCTGGGTGGCCAGACGGTTGCCGTCGCTGCAGTTTGCCAGCGGCGTCAGTGACGTAGTGTTCGAGCGCGATCATTTTGTGCTGTGTATCGGCGAGCAAAAAATCAAGGCGCGCAACATCAGTGTTGGTACCGGCCGTCGGCCGCATGTGCCGGCTTGCTGTCAGCCGCATATTTCCGCCGAGTGTTTTCATGCGCTGGAAATTGGCCGGCGCCAGCCGGATCTGCGCGGCAAGCGGGTGGCGGTCATTGGCGGCGGTCAGACTGGCGCTGAAATTGTTCTGAACCTGCTCGATCAACAATGGGGGCGCTGCGAGCAACTGCTGTGGCTGACACGAAGGCCGAATTTGCAGCCATTGGATGAAACACCATTCACCAACGAGTTTTTCACGCCGGAATACGTCAGCGCGTTCCAGCAACTGCCATGGCAGCGGCGTCAGCGTCTGGTCGCCGAGCAGAAGCTGGCTTCCGATGGCGTGTCGCCGCAGACGCTGACGCAGTTGTATCAGCGCCTGTACCGCCAGCGTTATCTCGATGGCAGCGCCGATTTGCTGCAATTGCTGCCAAATCGTGAGCTGATGGCACTGAGCCGTGATCAGGATTTTGTCTTGACGGTACACGATGCGCTGCACGGCGACCATAGTCAGTACCGGGCCGACGTGATCATTTTGTGCACCGGCCTTAGCGATGCTTTTCCGGCCTGCCTGCAATCGCTGCGCGAGCGACTGGAATGCGATGAACAAGGGCGGCCGCGTCTCGATGCGCAGTTCCGGGTCGGCTGGGACGGACCGCGTCATAACCGCATTTATCTGCTGAATGCCGGCCGCTATTCGCATGGGGTCGCCGAACAACAACTGAGCCTGATGGCCTGGCGTTCGGCCTGTGTGATCAACGATTTGCTCGGCGAGCCGAGGTTCGATATTCGCAGTGGTGGCGGTCTGCTCGATTGGCAGACACCGGCAGTGACCGAGGCCGTGGCATGA